The genome window CTAGGCTGCCCAGATTTGGAGAACTAGATTATGGCGATTATGGACATTTTCTGCATCCAACATCAAAATAATCTGGCTGTCCTTGGGTTCTATACATATAATTTGATGACAGTGGAGATGGCACTCAAGTCCAAAATGCCAGGCTTGAGCTTGGTGATGTTTCCAAGGGAACAAAGGATTAGATCATTTCCCTTACGTTTTCTGAATGTTTTGAAATAAAGCccttaacacacacaaaaaaattgtcaGATGGAACTTGCCTGAACTCTCAAGCTTAATTTAGCAAATAAAGGCAATAAAAACCTACATTCCAGGTAAGTTTGGATGAAAGGGAGCACAAAGGAGCCTTTATGGAACACCAGGTCACAGCCCTTCAGATCCAGAACATCAATGTCATTCAGCAGTTCCCTCTGAGCTGCATGGAAGGTCTCCTCCCAGGAGAGAATGGGGAAAGCACCCTTCCTTGAGAACACCCAGACACTCTTCTGAGTAACCTCAAGTAAGCTCATAACTAAGAGAGGACTTTACCTTGTATTCCAGCTTGTGGGTGAAGCTGATGCAAACATGCATAGTGGTGTTTCGTGGAGGTGCTGCTCCTTCCATTCAGTGCTGAGGGTATCCCAGAGTCCAGAAAGCAACCAACATGGCCAGGCACTGCAGAACACAACCAAGAGATACCACAGTTGTTAGAGAGGCATGACTCCAGACTTCTTTAGTAAAGAATCTGGTCACGTAGAGCTAGAATTTTGAAGTGGAGGTTCAAACCAAACACAGGGTGCATTTCTCTGGCTGTTTGTGCCATGTTCCCCACTGTCCATTTTGACACTAATTCTTGGTGCAGAGGGACAGCACAGTAACCCATGTGAAATCTCCCTGTCCAGTTATGTCTGGCTCAGGATGGCTGCTGTTACTTTCTTCTCCGTGAAATGTACGTGCTCAGGAGCACAATTTTCTCTGTCATCACTTTATATATTGGAGATAGAGAATatataaaggaggaggaaaagaggagggtcAGGAGTCTTGGCAGGCTTAAAGTCAGAGCATAACTAGAATTGTTGGTACCTGGAGGAAAGGGTTCCACCTCGCTCCCGCTGGTCCCTGAGTTAGGGGCTCTAACTTCATTTCTAGGTTTTGGCACCTTCCAAATTTTGCCGTGCTGCTCCTCTGCCCTAGTAATACACCCCTGCTTAAAGTACTGGTTAATTAGCTTCATCGCGTGTCCAAATAGAACATGCAACAGGtataaagctaaataaataaaaagcggTATAAGCACAGGTATTTCCTAAGGTAAGACCTTTCCCCGCTTTGCTCAGTCAGAGAAGTCTGGAAAACTACAGCACTGCTTCAGGCCAGCTACTTCCCAAGCTGATAAGCCTGTACTCCACCCACTCCTGGTTCACCTAAAATAAACAGCATGAGTGTGCACTGTTCATTTCACTTCCCAAGCCAGAATCATCGATAAAATCAGCCAAGTACTCCGGATCAAGGTAAAATATGTCTTGGGAATTGGGGGCAGCCCCTCCTCTTTCCCCCAAGCTTTGCAAAATGGAGGGGCTGGTTGGGGTGGGCAGGATCTGCCTAGGGTGTGAGAACTCTGATTTCACTCCTTGGGAAGGGTGTTGTGCAAGACTGCACAACAATGCATGGAGATCCAATActtgggaaagttgctttcaGGGGCAGCAGTGCCTATAATCTCTCTGCCAGCCCAGCCACTGAGGgactctggaagttgtagtctaagacgTTTCCAAAGTTTGCTGGGGATATTTCTTTAGAAGAAAGGCTGGGTCTTCGGTTCAGAATTTTGACTTCTCTTTCATCACATTCAGGTTGCAAGTCGAAGTACATTTTCCTGGGAGTAAACCCAGGGATTTACTTAGCAGTGGGATTTTATATAGGTCTGcagtgccatttgtttttcttgcttcttttcctGGCTATTTCTTTAAGGAGTAAATAAACGGAAGCCTGGTTGCTCATTGGGGGCACTTTGCTTTGTGCCTTCTGTTACAAGGCACTCACTCGCAGTTaacaggtagggttgccagatacattggtaccaaaaggaggacatagaaagacaaaaaggaggacaaaggaggacatattgaatgtttcatttgaatccacattaaacccgcaatcaatacaattttattacaattcctgccaataaacgtctcttagtgaactgtccaagaaacagtcatgttaaaaaataaaaataaattcaatggaggcttttttcaaaataccaaagaatattatttaaacagctaattgtacaacTACTACCTTgaaatacttgctgttctcagcagagctaaatgcaatggagattaaattttgcaatgttccttttcccatggttttatgaaaaagtcaagtctgtgtgtgtgtgtgtgtgtgtgtgtgtgtgtgtgtgtgtgtgtgtgtgtgtatgtctctccctctccctctccctccatctgacacacaaacccttcctcaatgttcaaacaatcagttgcttcagttcactatgtccatttcctctcatgtccatttctacccatccctccctcgcacctttgagccgtctctcccttgcagtcacaacctttttttcatgattttataaaactaagtctctttctcactcacatacatcctccctccctccctccctaaattttccccaatcttacttttaaacaagcctctgtcaagctctctcgcacctttcttccctccttgattGAAGTTTCCCTCATGCTCTCAGTCACCTCCCCCGGAAGCAGTCactgattgcccccccccccctctgttgcACAGCGGGGGACCAATTAAACTGGCTTATCTCCGATCAGAACCATCAGAACCGAGGATTTACAAGCCGCTGCCTGGAGGATTTACAAATGCCTtacaaccaaggaaggagggagaggtgatttacattttcaggtagaaatgccggacattttaaagctttttagctttgcctgccggacgcaggattttcgcttaaaaagcaggacatgtcctcccttttccggacgtctggcaaccctattaaCAGGGGAGGAcagcagaagaaaagagaaggcattctttttctgatcctatttctCCATCTCAAATTCATTTTCTACTGCTTCCAGCTGAGACTTCACTTAAAACCTCCTCTCAACAAAATTCCAACCTCCCTAGGCCTCCTGAAGCAAAATTTCTGGAACTTctaaatacagaaatattttcttcctaCTCTGTTTCCGCTTTAATTTTACTGATGCACAGTCTGTGTGACgggatgtttgtgtgtgcactGCTAGTCAGCTTATTTTGGGACATAAAGGCTCACTTTTTACTTacaattcaggaatccaaataatTTCACCCACTCCTTGGCCAGGATGAAGCCAGAAGGTGAGCAAGGACGACCCCCGTTGATCTCCGTTAAGGGAGTTCCCATGATCAAGACTTTCGCCGATATTATGGGCGAGGTTGAGGTTTTCCAAGCGCATCCTGGTGACTTACTGATCTCAACGTATCCCAAGTCTGGTGAGTGAGGCTTCGGACGGCATTCTCACATGCAAAAGGGAAGCGCGTTAGGCATTTGTATGCTGGTAGCTTCCAATtatttcctcttcccccccactcATAAATTCCAGCAGAGCTTTAACCGAGCCAGCTTCCTTTGAAACAGACTTGTGTGGACAAACCTTAGTACTGTAGCCTGTTCTTCTCATGTGAAAGATCCTAATTTGAGTCTACTGCGACTTGTATGCCAGTGGAGGTGTTTTCCTGCCTCTTGGACCTGTTTACTCTCCAGTAATGACAGTCTCCACCTTCTCCATATCTTTGCAAGGCTGCTTTctgtcttcaaacaaacaaaccaattcaTCCACAAATGTGTGTCGTTTTGCTCACACCTCAGTCAACTCCTTATGAGAACACCTGGCCCAGCCTTTGTGGAGCAGGACCGTGACGGTTACACAACTCAAGTCTTGCCTGTTTCCAGTCTCCCTGTTGGTCAGACTCCTAGCCAGAAGTGTGGTAATGAGGCAGCCAGTCTTGCAGTGGTGCCTGGCCTCACAGCCTAAAAGCACCCGCGCTTTTCGATTTCTAGGAACAATGGCATCATTTTGCACCTCCCTGTTCCTCTGAGCACAGCTGTAGTCCACATATTAGGTGATTAGAGGGTGAAGCATGATTTTGCCTCCCAGGAACAGTATTTTGTAAAGGAATTTTGGTGGCTTGGTCCTCAGCATGCAGTTAAAATCTATTAGCTATTTAAAAAAGGCCTCCTCTGGTCTGAGGTGAAAAGTGTTAGAAGTTAATTTTTAAGAATCAACACAGCTATCTGCactcttatttttgttttcctgtttgtttgtttgtttgtttgttacattcttGGGGTATGTAGCTATGGGTGTTCTGTCCTTAAGCAAAGCATGAAGTTTACCTCCAAATTTCTGAGTTAAGTACCTCCCCTAGCCCCGCCAGTGCCTTTTTCCCGTGGACACTAAAGGAGCACATATTTACTGTCGAAGAAGGTTGAATCAGGTTGTAATGAAAGAATGGCATGGACAAGGTGAGAAGACTGGAATTGGCCtcaatgtatttaaaaatatggatAGCTGAGGCATGGGGGGGGATCAAAATTTATATTACAGCAATATTATCCTGTAGTTCAGCCCTGATTTGGAGCAACCATTGCTGTTGTACCCTTTCAGGAACCACCTGGATCAGCGAAGTCATTGATCTGATCTATAAAGAAGGCAACACGGAAAAATGCAGACAAGAACCCATCTATATGCGTGTTCCTTTCTTAGAGTTTTCTGTTCCTGAACTTCCCACAGGTAAAACATGCCATGTTTTCTGCACTCCACACAACATGCTGTGAGGGATGACAGGTGTGAGACATGGGAGAACTGCCTGGAATCACTCTTTCCTCAGGCACCTTCCCTAAGGGAAACAGTGTGTGTGGAAAAGGAGACTTCTAGTTCAGTGTATCTGGAGGACAATATTTTGAAAGGACTGTCTCCCGGGGCACTCCAAAGAGTTGCAGGAGAAGCCCCTTCATCCCCTCTTTCCCCCATCTAGGCATTGAACTGCTAAAAAAAGCACCTCGGCCGTGTCTAATAAAAACCCACCTTCCCATCCAGTTGATTCCTAAATCCTTCTGGGAAAAGAAATGCAAGGTGAGAGGATAGAATTCCTTATTATTGCACCATACAGAGATTTTTTCTTCATGTCTTCCAAAGGTAAGTCTCAAGTTCTTATGAAATCAGGCTTGAAAGTACAGGGACAATGTAAATTCTGAGTACTGGGTACGCGTTGTGTAGTAGTGGTTGGAGTGATATCCTAGTACTCTGGAAATCTGGGTTTCACACTCACTGGGTGTATGTGGCACTGATAAATCCATTTCTGAACTATCTCAATTCTCTTGAAAACactattaataataaaataatcatgtgcagtcaattctgacttacggcaccattttcagggttttccaggtagagaatgcccagttgtttaccattctcttAACAAATACTGTTAGGGTTGatgtaagtcagatgcaacttgaaaGCGCATAGTACACAAAAAGTCTGAGAGAAAATCTTCTCACAAGGAACATGGAGATTTGAGCAGGATTTCTAGATGTTTTGGGGAGGTCCTTTAGAGATTTGCATTTTCCTCTGCCATCCTGCATAAGTGGAATAAATTGAGCAGTTTGGATTAATTTGCATGTTAATCTCTACATGCAGATCATCTATGTGGCCAGAAACGCCAAAGATGTGGCAGTCTCCTACTATTACTTCTACCAGATGGCAAAAATACTTCCGGATCCTGGAACCTGGAATGAATTCCTGGAGAAATTCATGGCTGGGGATGGTAAGGAAAGTAACCAGGTATACGCTGGGAAGATACAGTTTACCTGAACCAAGTAGTATTGGGatttgttggattacaactcccatcaatttCATTTACCATGGCCAGTGATTGTGTTTGCTAAAGGTGAAAAATTCCCATTGTCCCTGGCCTGTGACCATGCTGGATGAGGCTAGTGGGATTTGGTGTTTTACAAAATTTGTGGGGGTTTGTGATTCCTCGATACAAACTCTCACCCCAATGCACTATGTGCTGTAGCACTGGATTATGACCTTACTCCGCTGTAAAAGTAGGGTTTCTGCTTTCCAGAAAGTTTTTCACTAAAATACCTGTCTCTCTTCCAAGTTGCTTTTGGATCCTGGTATGACCATGTCAAAGGCTGGTGGgacaagagaaaagaacaaaggaTGCTCTACCTCTTCTATGAAGACTTGAAAGAGGCAAGATATTTCCCTCCTCACAAACAGTAATTCTCCACCACTAGCTCGTCCATACCTCTTAATTCCAGTTCTACAAGGAGGAAAGTAAAAGTCATAATAAGGTTTTCCGAACAAGAAGTCCTTGTTTTTTCCATCTGTCTTCATCAGTAATGATTAGGCTCATAGGTGTAGAACATGTAGCCTGCCAGATGTTATTTGATGACATTCCTGGTTAGGAATGATGAGAGTTAAGAGCCAGACTCTATTTTGAGATCCACTGATTTTACACTGGATTAGCCCATCTAGTCCCGTATTCTGCAAGCTGCTTCTGAAAGTACATCAAGGGAAAGTCTGCAGTCTCGGTAGCCAAATATAACAGTACCAGATGGCTGATAGTCCACCCCTGAATTTAATTCAGCATTAACATTCTAGATACCACATCTTCTTCCCATCTCCCTTTCCCAAGATAGGAGCCATGGCTTCTTATGATTGTTCCTTTTCTTCCAGGACCCGCAGCGGGAAATCCGGAAAGTCATGGAATTCCTGGAGAGGTCCCCTAATGACCAGCTGGTGGAGAAGATTGCTCACAAGACCTCCTTCAAAGAGATGCGTCAGAACCCAATGGCCAACTACACCGGCGTTCCCAGCTCATTTATGGACCACAGTATCTCGCCTTTCATGAGGAAGGGTGAGCTGGTTGGATATTGGGAGACAGTCAAGAGGTGTAGCTGGATTGATCAGAAGGAAAGCTAAGGAGATAAGAAATTAAAATCACAGCAGCAGAGGGGTAGGCACAAAGCAGAACAGccttgaaaggaaaaaaaccaagacaCGAGTCAATGTTATTtttcatgatgatgatgtctcTTGCTGATGCTACAAGGAAGACTGCCAGTAAAGTTCTACAGTATGGACCATCCCTATTGTGGGTTCCAAAGAGCCAGAAAGTTATTTTTCCACGATACTCCCTTCCACTTTCCTGTGCTGGTTTTTCTCACCTGTGCCAAATACCCTGTGCTCACCTGAACATAAGCAGTCTTGCATGAGTTTGTTGGAAGTGAGGCAGGccttttcattctctttttctgactGAAGATTTTTGTATAGTTCTGCAAACGTCATCATCTCTAATGATGGATGAtatttctgggatgcacagctgGCCCTACTGTAGGTCAAAGGGAGGAGACCATTTCAAGCGTCAGATGCTGAGAGGGAATGGCAAGGTGCCAGAGAAGGTGCTGCAGGGCCTGCCTTTTCAGATCAAGGAAAGGATTCTATCTGATTGCAGGAGTGATGAAAGGTTCAGCTGCACGTCCAGCATTTAGCTGTTCCTCAGAACTAGTTTTTTTAATCTGATTGCCGTGACACACAACAATGAGATATTTTAATTGCAGGCATGCAAATGTATTAGCAGTTTCCAATTGGAAACTCGGCTTCTTGCTGTGgatgggagaggaaagagaaagaaaagtgaatTAGGTATGTGAGATCAGGAAAATATAGGAGCTgcctgatctttttttttttttctcctatggACACACGCTTAGGCAGAAGTGTTACAACCTTGTATATTTAATCATCAGGGTCTTGACTACTGTTTCTTTTCCTCAACACAGGAATCACTGGTGACTGGAAGAACCATTTCACGGTAGCACAAAATGAGTGCTTTGATGAAGATTATAAGAGGCAAATGGAAGAATCGACCCTCCATTTCCGCTCGGAGATCTGATGGTGCCTGCTCCCCTTTCATGGTTGTGGCCTCTTTTCAGTGGCAAATTTACAAAAATGAAATTTTCAATAAGTAATTGAGCATCATGGGCAATCTCAGTGGTCAGCTTTTTCGTCggttttccctcccacctttctccttgcttTCCCCACTATCTGTTTTACACTGTAAGGTGCTTGGAGGCAATACTTATCTACATTGCCTTTTGTAATTCTAGAAGACGTGATATCTAGACAGGTAACAAATAAGATAAAATCGATATGCCTCCTGGATCTGTCCAGGCTGTACTCGGAGTGAAAGGAGTACATTGTGTGCTGGGACTCTGAATCCATTCAACATTCTTCTCTCGATTCTATGTCATTTTTTTATCATTctgtgtcaggaaaaaaaatatgaattgtggttcatagaattatagaatcatgaagttgaaagAGGCTtatcgaatccaaccccctgctcagagCAGGTATAACTTGTGAACTTTTGGCTTCCTCCTCTTGCCAACAAATGTAGAAAAGAGTTCAATATCAATTAGTTATTAAATTTCTGAATCAGATGTGAAGTTGCTCTGTCTTGTCTCTATTTAGTAGAATCTATTGCTCTGTCCTTGTATAAGCTTTTCAAAATGAAATCTGTGCCACAAAGCTGACTCCTTAGAATTTTCAcacacattgattgattgattgattgattgattgattgattgattgattgattgattgattgattgattgattgtcattgtattgtcacagtactgtatacccatacaatgaaattcacagacatccagagaccagacacatgcacacacataacattctccaaacactccccacccactaaaaaaaatcccccaacactccccacccagcaaagtcccccactaaaaatacaaacatctacactgcagaccaagtaacacagtccaactaactattcactactggtggtctttaagctcatttttaagtgcaattatagatctgggataaaaactattcagaaaacgtgtggtccgagtcttaattgttctatatcttctgccagatggcaacagttcgaaaaagttataagcaggatgggaagagtctctcaggatgctgtgtgacttcctcagacagcgggatgtgaagatgtcatccagggttggtagctggagcctgatgatattctgggcaattttaatggttctctgtagagcttttttgtctgctacagagctactcccaaaccatgccagaatgccataggttaggacactctcaatggtgctacgatagtatgacagaagtaaatgctgagataaatttaacttgccgagcattctcaggaaatacagcctcttctgtgccttcttcactagcatgttggcatttatagtccatgagaggtcctctgaaatgtaagtgcccagaaatttaaaactaccaactctccacttcctcaccatttatgtactgtggtaaatgtacatttctcttcctccaaaatcaattatgagttctttagtttttttaatgttaagtgtgagatgattttctttacaccaaagtatcaacccttgtacttcttttctataagcagactcattgttcttatttatgagccccaccactgtcatatcatccgcaaatttaataattgcgttggtgttatacagtggggtgcaatcatgtgtgtacagggaatagaggaagggacttacaGTAGCACACAGCcttggggagctcctgtacttagtaccagggtagaagaatggtgagatcccatcctaactgactgtggcctatctgtcagaaagtcctttatccacacgcagatcttctgaggtaatcccaggttgatcattttaaaaaacaacctatttggtagaatggtattaaaagcagagctataatccacaaacaacagcctcacataagttccctgttgttctaagtggctcggtacagtatggagtacaatggacccagcatcatcagtagatctatttctcctgtatgcaaattgccatgggtccaaagatggtggaagactagccttaatgtaatccagcaccaatctctcaaaacatttcataataacagatgttaaagctactggtctataatcattgagagataccacagctgactgcttagggactggcactataatagatgtcttcaggcaagtggggacagaacactgcaacaaggatagattgaaaatatccgtaaaaactccagctaattctgcagcacagcccctaacaactcatcCCATGATTCTTTTCctcaaattgatttaactgctcagccaaaaaaaaaaaaatcactgctgcgatacagactgtttttgttactctgccctgTGATATGTCGTAGGCCATGCCATACttgacgagtgtcagaactctcaagatgttgctcaattctctggctgtacatagctttggcatccctaatgccccttttcagtttagctctggcctctctatactgtagttcatcaccagaatgaaaagcagcatttctggcttttagtaaaaggcgcacttctctatttagccaaggcttgttattagaaaacactcgtacttgtctggtggtagtaacaacattgatgcagcttttgatataaaacagtacggttgaggcataagtatcaacattgtcctcctcaaataGTGCCCAATCAGTGCACCTAAaacaatcttgaagttgctcagatgcacccactggccacacttgtatttctctagcTGATGGTCTGATTCTGTTAACAAGAGGtgtgtatgatggaatcaaaaacagagatatatgatctgactgtcccaaactaggcaatggcttcgtcttctATCCATGcttgatgttactatatacctgatccaaggtatttttccctctagtgggacagtccacatactgataaaacttagggaggacagtctttaaattggcttgattgaaatcacctgctaccaccagcactccatctgggtaggcctgctgctgtttgctgatagcagtcaACA of Pogona vitticeps strain Pit_001003342236 chromosome 6, PviZW2.1, whole genome shotgun sequence contains these proteins:
- the LOC140701278 gene encoding sulfotransferase 1 family member D1, which encodes MKPEGEQGRPPLISVKGVPMIKTFADIMGEVEVFQAHPGDLLISTYPKSGTTWISEVIDLIYKEGNTEKCRQEPIYMRVPFLEFSVPELPTGIELLKKAPRPCLIKTHLPIQLIPKSFWEKKCKIIYVARNAKDVAVSYYYFYQMAKILPDPGTWNEFLEKFMAGDVAFGSWYDHVKGWWDKRKEQRMLYLFYEDLKEDPQREIRKVMEFLERSPNDQLVEKIAHKTSFKEMRQNPMANYTGVPSSFMDHSISPFMRKGITGDWKNHFTVAQNECFDEDYKRQMEESTLHFRSEI